In Ectothiorhodospira sp. BSL-9, a single window of DNA contains:
- a CDS encoding GntR family transcriptional regulator: MPPYTEQPGEQGVTIADRVFSRLRKAIVEGQIPAGSKISEPELATEYGISRGPLRDAMGRLEACHLVERRANVGARVVSLSQEDLLELYLLREALEGMAARLAAERMPATEIDSLRQLLKQHEQRADVKDGIAYFQKEGDLDFHYRIIQASGNARLIQFLCNELYHLMRMYRYQFGMASSRARIAFREHRHIVEAIADRDPEMAELIMRRHIRSSRVNVEMLFDAQASLTRRQGQDLGATG; the protein is encoded by the coding sequence ATGCCACCGTATACCGAGCAGCCAGGCGAACAGGGCGTGACCATTGCCGATCGGGTCTTCTCCCGCTTGCGCAAGGCCATCGTGGAAGGCCAGATCCCGGCCGGGAGCAAGATCAGCGAGCCGGAACTGGCCACTGAATACGGTATCAGCCGCGGTCCACTGCGGGATGCCATGGGCCGCCTTGAGGCCTGCCACCTGGTGGAACGACGCGCCAACGTGGGGGCCCGGGTGGTCTCCCTCAGCCAGGAGGACCTGCTGGAACTCTATTTGCTCAGGGAGGCCCTGGAGGGCATGGCGGCCCGGCTTGCGGCGGAGCGCATGCCCGCCACGGAAATCGACAGCCTGCGCCAGTTGCTCAAGCAGCACGAGCAACGGGCCGACGTGAAGGACGGCATCGCCTACTTTCAAAAGGAAGGCGATCTGGATTTTCATTACCGGATCATCCAGGCCAGCGGCAATGCCCGGTTGATCCAGTTTCTGTGCAACGAGTTGTACCACCTGATGCGCATGTATCGATACCAGTTCGGCATGGCCAGTTCCCGGGCGAGGATTGCCTTTCGCGAGCATCGCCACATCGTCGAGGCGATTGCCGACCGGGACCCGGAAATGGCCGAATTGATCATGCGCCGTCACATTCGCAGTTCACGGGTGAACGTGGAGATGCTGTTCGACGCTCAAGCGTCGCTGACCCGGCGTCAGGGTCAGGACCTGGGTGCCACCGGATAG
- a CDS encoding propionyl-CoA synthetase, whose amino-acid sequence MGYAEVYNRSVNDPEAFWGEAAEGIDWYKPYDTVLDDSKAPFYHWFAGGELNTCYNAVDRHVESGRGKQAAIIYDSPVTQNKQTITYAQLQQQVSLFAGGLARLGVEKGDRVIIYMPMIPEALVAMLACARLGAIHSVVFGGFSSNELATRINDAKPKALVAASCGIEPNRVVPYKPLLDKAFEMAEHKPDHCVVLQRPQGPGEMTAGRDLEWNESIDGVEPHPCVPVKATDPLYILYTSGTTGKPKGVVRDNGGHAVALNWSMKNIYGMEPGEVFWAASDVGWVVGHSYIVYAPLLYGCTTVVYEGKPVGTPDPGAFWRVIQEHEVSVMFTAPTAFRAIKKEDSKAEHLKRYDMSKFRALFLAGERCDPDTLGWAQEILERPVIDHWWQTETGWPIAANFLGIEQFPIRPGTAGKPVPGYNVQILDDHGEPVPAGQMGRIMIKLPLPPACLPTLWQNDQRFQEAYLSAQPGYYLTGDSGYLDEEGFLYVMGRIDDTINVAGHRLSTGAMEEVLASHPAVAECAVIGVQDTLKGSLPMGLVVIKSGVEQDEESLRKELVAQVRDQIGPVAAFKLVAVVKRLPKTRSGKILRAIMRKIADNEPFQAPATIDDPAILEEIRDSLTGIGYAERKKG is encoded by the coding sequence ATGGGTTACGCAGAGGTTTATAACCGCTCGGTCAATGATCCGGAGGCTTTCTGGGGTGAAGCCGCCGAAGGGATCGACTGGTACAAGCCGTATGACACGGTGCTGGATGACAGCAAGGCGCCCTTCTACCACTGGTTCGCCGGCGGCGAACTGAACACCTGCTACAACGCGGTGGACCGGCATGTGGAGAGCGGCCGGGGCAAGCAGGCAGCCATCATCTATGACAGCCCCGTCACCCAGAACAAGCAGACCATCACCTATGCCCAGCTGCAGCAGCAGGTTTCCCTGTTTGCCGGTGGCCTGGCGCGCCTGGGGGTGGAGAAGGGTGATCGGGTCATCATCTACATGCCCATGATCCCCGAGGCCCTGGTGGCCATGCTGGCCTGCGCGCGACTGGGCGCCATCCATTCCGTGGTCTTTGGCGGCTTTTCCTCCAATGAGTTGGCCACACGCATCAACGACGCCAAGCCCAAGGCACTGGTCGCGGCTTCCTGCGGCATCGAGCCCAACCGGGTGGTGCCCTACAAGCCCCTGCTGGACAAGGCCTTCGAGATGGCCGAACACAAGCCGGACCACTGCGTGGTCCTGCAGCGCCCCCAAGGGCCAGGCGAGATGACGGCCGGTCGCGACCTGGAGTGGAACGAGTCCATCGACGGCGTGGAACCCCACCCCTGTGTGCCCGTCAAGGCCACCGACCCCCTCTACATCCTCTACACCTCCGGCACCACCGGCAAACCCAAGGGCGTGGTGCGGGACAACGGCGGCCACGCCGTGGCCCTGAACTGGAGCATGAAGAACATCTATGGCATGGAGCCCGGTGAAGTCTTCTGGGCCGCCTCCGATGTGGGCTGGGTGGTCGGACACTCCTATATCGTTTACGCCCCCCTGCTCTACGGGTGCACCACGGTCGTGTACGAGGGCAAGCCCGTGGGCACACCAGACCCGGGCGCCTTCTGGCGAGTGATTCAAGAGCACGAAGTCTCGGTCATGTTCACCGCTCCGACGGCGTTTCGCGCCATCAAGAAAGAGGACAGCAAGGCCGAGCACCTCAAGCGTTACGATATGAGCAAGTTCCGGGCCCTGTTCCTGGCCGGCGAGCGCTGCGATCCCGACACCCTGGGTTGGGCTCAGGAGATCCTGGAGCGCCCGGTGATCGACCACTGGTGGCAGACGGAAACCGGCTGGCCCATCGCCGCCAACTTCCTGGGTATCGAACAGTTCCCCATCCGCCCCGGTACCGCGGGCAAGCCCGTGCCCGGTTACAATGTGCAGATTCTGGATGACCACGGTGAGCCAGTGCCCGCCGGGCAGATGGGCCGCATCATGATCAAGCTGCCATTGCCCCCGGCCTGCCTGCCCACCCTGTGGCAGAATGACCAGCGTTTCCAGGAGGCCTATCTCAGCGCCCAGCCCGGCTACTATCTGACCGGCGACTCCGGTTACCTGGACGAAGAAGGCTTCCTGTATGTGATGGGCCGTATCGACGACACCATCAACGTGGCCGGCCATCGTCTGTCCACCGGTGCCATGGAAGAAGTCCTGGCCTCGCACCCGGCAGTGGCGGAATGTGCCGTGATCGGCGTGCAGGACACCCTCAAGGGGTCACTGCCCATGGGTCTGGTGGTCATCAAGAGCGGTGTGGAGCAGGACGAAGAGAGCCTGCGCAAGGAACTGGTGGCCCAGGTCCGCGATCAGATCGGCCCGGTGGCGGCCTTCAAGCTGGTGGCGGTGGTCAAGCGCCTGCCCAAGACCCGTTCGGGCAAGATCCTGCGGGCCATCATGCGCAAGATCGCCGATAATGAGCCTTTCCAGGCCCCGGCCACCATCGACGATCCAGCCATCCTGGAGGAAATCCGGGATAGCCTGACCGGCATCGGATATGCGGAGCGGAAGAAGGGTTAA
- a CDS encoding FAD-linked oxidase C-terminal domain-containing protein, whose product MSAQPQTPGKDSLYPDPHHTVTPEERADLIHALERTLPADTVLHEEEDLRPYECDGLSAYRRLPLAVIIPHDLDQAREALAICRERGIPITARGAGTGLSGGALPFPNGVLMSLARFNEIIDLDPTKRLARVQPGVRNLAISEAAAPHGLYYAPDPSSQIACSIGGNVAENSGGVHCLKYGLTVHNVVAVKMLTIEGDLVTLGSEALDSPGYDLLALIHGSEGMLGIIVEVTVRLLPKPERAQVLMAAFDDPQTAGEAVASLIGQGIIPGGLEMMDNDAIRAAEDFVHAGYPVEAAAILLCELDGTDAEVSEQVHEVRELLLGAGATEVRTATDEAERMRFWAGRKAAFPAVGRISPDYYCMDGTIPRRQLGKVLGGIADLSKAYGLRVANVFHAGDGNLHPLILFDANQPGELEKAEELGGQILELCVEVGGTITGEHGVGIEKINQMCVQFQPAELTQFHAVKAAFDPQGLLNPGKAVPTLHRCAEFGAMHVHRGQLPFPDLPRF is encoded by the coding sequence ATGTCCGCTCAACCCCAGACGCCTGGCAAGGATTCGCTCTACCCCGACCCCCATCATACCGTTACCCCGGAAGAGAGGGCTGACCTCATCCATGCCCTGGAGCGGACCCTCCCGGCGGACACCGTGCTCCACGAAGAGGAAGACCTTCGACCCTACGAGTGCGATGGCCTCTCCGCCTACCGGCGACTGCCCCTGGCAGTCATCATTCCCCATGACCTGGATCAGGCACGAGAGGCGCTGGCCATCTGTCGGGAACGCGGCATTCCCATCACTGCCCGCGGCGCCGGAACCGGACTCTCCGGCGGTGCCCTGCCCTTCCCCAATGGCGTGTTGATGAGCCTGGCGCGATTCAACGAGATCATCGACCTGGACCCCACCAAGCGCCTCGCCCGGGTGCAACCCGGGGTGCGCAACCTGGCCATCTCCGAGGCCGCCGCCCCCCACGGGCTCTATTATGCCCCCGACCCCTCGTCGCAGATTGCCTGCTCCATCGGTGGCAATGTGGCCGAGAACTCCGGGGGCGTGCACTGCCTCAAGTATGGCCTCACGGTGCACAACGTGGTGGCGGTGAAGATGCTCACCATTGAAGGCGATCTGGTCACCCTGGGGTCCGAGGCCCTGGACAGTCCCGGATATGACCTGCTGGCCCTGATCCATGGATCGGAAGGCATGCTGGGCATCATCGTCGAAGTCACGGTGCGACTGCTGCCCAAGCCGGAGCGGGCCCAGGTGCTCATGGCAGCGTTCGACGACCCCCAGACCGCCGGCGAGGCCGTGGCCTCCCTGATTGGCCAGGGGATCATCCCCGGGGGCCTGGAAATGATGGACAACGACGCCATCCGCGCCGCCGAGGATTTCGTCCATGCCGGCTATCCGGTGGAGGCGGCGGCCATCCTGTTGTGTGAGCTGGATGGCACGGATGCGGAGGTCTCGGAGCAGGTACACGAGGTGCGCGAACTGCTGCTGGGGGCCGGGGCCACCGAGGTACGCACCGCCACCGACGAGGCCGAACGCATGCGTTTCTGGGCCGGTCGCAAGGCGGCCTTTCCTGCCGTGGGGCGTATCTCGCCGGACTACTACTGCATGGATGGCACCATCCCCCGACGCCAGCTGGGCAAGGTGCTGGGCGGGATTGCCGACCTGTCAAAGGCCTACGGGCTCAGGGTGGCCAACGTGTTTCATGCCGGGGACGGCAACCTGCACCCGCTGATACTGTTCGATGCCAACCAGCCCGGGGAACTGGAAAAGGCCGAAGAGCTGGGCGGTCAGATCCTGGAGTTGTGCGTGGAGGTGGGTGGCACCATCACCGGCGAGCACGGCGTGGGCATCGAGAAGATCAACCAGATGTGCGTGCAGTTTCAGCCCGCGGAGCTCACCCAGTTTCACGCGGTGAAGGCGGCCTTTGATCCCCAGGGCCTGCTCAACCCGGGCAAGGCGGTGCCGACCCTGCACCGCTGCGCCGAATTCGGCGCCATGCACGTGCATCGAGGGCAGCTACCCTTCCCTGACCTGCCCCGATTCTGA
- the serS gene encoding serine--tRNA ligase — MLDPKTLRNDLDTIAARLAYRGFVLDTDAFNRMENARKELQVRTQELQSERNTRSKAIGQAKARGEDIEPLKAEVSRLGDELKDCENRLGELQKELSDFLMAIPNLPHESVPQGEDEDQNEEVRRWGEPRTLDFEPKDHVDLGLPHGWMDFDSAVRISGSRFVVMRGAMARLHRALIQFMLDVHTREHGYQEVYVPYLVNADSLRGTGQLPKFEGDQFRMAQDPGYYLIPTAEVPVTNLARDSILAADEVPARFVCHTPCFRSEAGSYGKDTRGLIRQHQFEKVEMVQLVPAGKSWQALEELTGHAETILQRLELPYRVVTLCTGDLGFSSAKTYDLEVWLPGQNTYREISSCSNFEDFQARRMMARYRNPETGKPELLHTLNGSGLAVGRTLVAVVENGQDAEGRIHIPEALQPYMGGLSVLDPEGSAG, encoded by the coding sequence ATGCTCGATCCCAAGACCCTCAGAAACGACCTGGATACCATCGCCGCCCGCCTGGCGTACCGGGGCTTTGTGCTGGACACCGACGCCTTCAATCGGATGGAGAATGCCCGTAAGGAGCTCCAGGTACGCACCCAGGAGCTGCAGAGCGAGCGTAATACCCGCTCCAAGGCCATCGGTCAGGCCAAGGCCCGGGGCGAGGATATCGAGCCGTTGAAGGCGGAGGTCTCCCGTCTGGGGGATGAACTCAAGGATTGCGAGAACCGGTTGGGAGAACTGCAGAAGGAATTATCGGATTTCCTGATGGCCATCCCCAATCTTCCCCACGAGAGCGTGCCCCAGGGGGAGGACGAGGATCAGAATGAGGAGGTGCGTCGCTGGGGTGAGCCGCGCACGCTGGATTTCGAACCCAAGGACCACGTGGACCTGGGCCTGCCCCATGGATGGATGGATTTCGACAGTGCGGTTCGCATCAGCGGCAGCCGCTTTGTGGTCATGCGCGGTGCCATGGCCCGCCTGCACCGGGCCCTGATCCAGTTCATGCTGGATGTGCATACCCGGGAGCATGGGTATCAGGAGGTTTATGTCCCGTATCTGGTGAATGCCGATAGCCTGCGGGGGACGGGGCAGTTGCCCAAGTTTGAGGGGGATCAGTTCCGCATGGCGCAGGATCCGGGCTATTACCTGATCCCCACGGCGGAGGTACCGGTGACCAATCTGGCGCGGGACAGCATTCTGGCGGCAGATGAGGTGCCGGCCCGTTTTGTGTGTCATACCCCATGTTTTCGTTCGGAGGCGGGTTCTTATGGCAAGGACACCCGGGGGTTGATTCGCCAGCATCAGTTCGAGAAGGTGGAGATGGTGCAGTTGGTACCTGCGGGCAAGTCCTGGCAGGCGCTGGAGGAACTCACGGGGCATGCGGAGACGATCCTGCAGCGTCTGGAGTTGCCTTACCGGGTGGTGACGCTGTGCACCGGCGACCTGGGTTTTTCGTCGGCCAAGACCTACGATCTGGAGGTGTGGCTGCCGGGGCAGAATACTTATCGGGAGATTTCTTCCTGCTCCAATTTTGAGGACTTCCAGGCCCGGCGGATGATGGCCCGGTACCGTAACCCGGAGACGGGCAAGCCGGAGTTGCTGCATACGTTGAATGGTTCGGGCCTGGCGGTGGGCCGCACCCTGGTGGCGGTGGTGGAGAATGGCCAGGATGCCGAGGGTCGCATCCATATCCCTGAGGCATTGCAGCCTTATATGGGTGGGCTGAGTGTGCTGGATCCGGAGGGCAGCGCCGGGTAA
- a CDS encoding thioredoxin fold domain-containing protein, with product MEYRLSRHRQGLAGFLCGLLIVVVGVWAPSVAKDQPPIDDTPRLIGLQHPHWFELSLLDLREDLKSVREQGKRALAVYVGMDDCPYCEALFQVNFAEPDIVEYTRRHFNVVGLDVLGSREMTNLEGESMTEREFAVGKGLNFTPAFIFYEPDGTPVFRLRGYHSPYRFRAALEYVADGHYENESFREYLARADPPPRFEPDDLNHQEFFAPEPFGLDRSRIPADRPLAVFFEQGECHACDILHTEPLGDEQVLDLLDLFEVVQLDMWSEETPVLTPDGRSMTARAWAEDLGLFYAPTLIFFDEAGEEILRIDSVVRLHRLRSVLEYVLTRGYEDYPTYQRWRMDQGG from the coding sequence ATGGAGTATCGTTTATCGAGACATCGACAGGGGCTGGCCGGATTTCTTTGCGGGCTCCTGATCGTGGTCGTGGGCGTTTGGGCACCGTCGGTGGCGAAGGATCAGCCTCCCATCGATGACACGCCGCGCTTGATCGGTCTGCAGCATCCCCACTGGTTCGAACTCTCCCTGCTGGATCTGCGGGAGGATCTGAAGAGCGTGCGGGAGCAGGGCAAGCGGGCCCTGGCCGTGTATGTGGGTATGGACGACTGCCCTTATTGTGAGGCCCTGTTCCAGGTGAACTTTGCTGAGCCGGACATCGTTGAATACACGCGGCGGCATTTCAATGTGGTGGGGCTGGATGTACTGGGCAGTCGTGAGATGACCAACCTGGAAGGCGAGTCCATGACGGAGCGGGAGTTTGCGGTGGGCAAGGGGCTGAATTTCACCCCCGCTTTCATCTTCTACGAGCCCGATGGCACGCCGGTATTTCGTCTGCGGGGGTATCACTCACCCTATCGTTTTCGTGCTGCGCTGGAATACGTGGCCGATGGTCACTATGAGAACGAGTCCTTCCGCGAATACCTGGCCCGGGCAGATCCGCCGCCTCGGTTTGAGCCGGATGATCTGAATCACCAGGAGTTCTTTGCCCCCGAGCCCTTCGGGCTGGATCGCTCGCGTATCCCCGCCGATCGTCCGCTGGCAGTGTTCTTTGAGCAGGGGGAGTGTCATGCCTGCGATATCCTGCATACCGAACCCTTGGGCGATGAGCAGGTCCTGGATCTGCTGGATCTGTTCGAGGTGGTGCAGCTGGATATGTGGTCGGAGGAGACGCCGGTGCTCACACCGGATGGCCGTTCGATGACTGCCCGGGCGTGGGCGGAGGATCTGGGGTTGTTCTATGCCCCGACGTTGATCTTTTTTGATGAGGCGGGTGAGGAGATCCTGCGCATCGATTCGGTGGTGCGGCTGCACCGGCTGCGTTCTGTGCTGGAGTATGTGCTCACCCGGGGATACGAGGACTATCCCACCTACCAGCGCTGGCGGATGGATCAAGGCGGCTGA
- a CDS encoding Spy/CpxP family protein refolding chaperone — translation MMKRSNQNRSMALYVGVATAVLMAGLAAPLQADGPVTLAQAGMGQGGMQQPGMAPGQRGIEQLEASLNLDNEQQALWNEFVQHMGPRQTPEDRSQRREAMQETDFLSRMETRVSMAQVRLEEAREARSAARALYRSLDREQRDILDNSPTVREWTRWQDEEGTQPQPGMGQGRGVDQPPGQGRGLGQQPPGQGRGLDQQPPGQGRGLEPPPPGGLDQPGMGR, via the coding sequence ATGATGAAACGATCGAATCAGAATCGCTCGATGGCCCTGTATGTGGGCGTTGCCACGGCAGTGCTGATGGCTGGCCTGGCTGCTCCGCTCCAGGCCGATGGGCCCGTGACCCTGGCTCAGGCCGGGATGGGACAGGGGGGGATGCAGCAGCCCGGCATGGCGCCTGGGCAGCGGGGTATCGAGCAACTGGAAGCCTCCCTCAACCTGGACAATGAACAACAGGCCCTGTGGAACGAATTCGTCCAGCACATGGGGCCCCGGCAGACCCCTGAGGACCGATCCCAGCGGCGCGAGGCCATGCAGGAGACGGATTTCCTGAGTCGCATGGAAACGCGCGTCTCCATGGCCCAGGTGCGGCTGGAAGAGGCCCGGGAAGCTCGAAGTGCTGCACGGGCACTGTACCGGTCCCTGGACCGCGAGCAACGGGACATCCTGGATAACTCACCCACCGTTCGGGAGTGGACACGCTGGCAGGATGAAGAGGGGACCCAGCCTCAACCCGGGATGGGACAAGGCCGCGGCGTTGATCAGCCGCCGGGACAGGGTCGGGGGTTGGGCCAGCAACCCCCCGGTCAGGGTAGAGGCCTGGACCAGCAACCCCCTGGACAGGGCCGCGGCCTTGAGCCACCCCCGCCCGGCGGTCTGGACCAGCCCGGCATGGGGCGATAG
- a CDS encoding toxic anion resistance protein, whose protein sequence is MNASRHDSDPLNLSLPTAEEIESQVKKESDPETVTGDPELNALADRFLEQVLGSEPKETPDHRHRQAVDEMGLNIQRQAAHRSQMLQAPIRKLAHQGDEGGPVAKSLLDLRDRMVDLDPRRHNLSTSGLKRMLSRLPGVGTPLQRYFNKFETAQEALDAIIKDLESGKDMLHRDNLTLSDDQKSLRESLDQLKRQIALGRLIDRRLSEKSRQLPEDDGRKRFVDEELLFPLRQRVVDLQQQLAVSQQGILSLEVVIRNNRELMRGVDRAINVTVSALNVAVTVAMALANQRLVLDRVEAINTTTSDMIAGTAHALRTQGVEIQNRAASTMLDMEKLEEAFEDVVGAIDEVSRYRQEALPKLDAQIDRLDALAQQGNEAIERMDKGDSARVDQAI, encoded by the coding sequence ATGAACGCCAGCCGCCATGATTCCGACCCCTTGAATCTCTCGCTGCCCACCGCCGAGGAGATCGAGTCCCAGGTAAAGAAGGAGAGCGATCCGGAAACGGTGACGGGCGATCCGGAGCTGAATGCCCTGGCGGACCGGTTCCTTGAGCAGGTGCTGGGAAGCGAGCCGAAGGAAACGCCGGATCATCGCCACCGTCAGGCGGTGGATGAAATGGGTCTGAATATCCAGCGCCAGGCGGCCCATCGCAGCCAGATGCTGCAAGCCCCCATCCGCAAGCTGGCCCATCAGGGCGACGAGGGTGGTCCGGTGGCCAAGTCGCTGCTGGATCTGCGCGACCGGATGGTGGACCTGGATCCACGCCGACACAATCTCAGTACCAGCGGCCTGAAACGCATGTTGTCCCGCCTGCCAGGGGTGGGCACGCCATTGCAGCGGTATTTCAACAAGTTCGAGACGGCCCAGGAGGCGCTGGATGCCATCATCAAGGATCTGGAATCAGGCAAGGACATGCTGCACCGGGACAACCTCACCCTCAGCGACGACCAGAAATCCCTGCGCGAGAGCCTGGACCAACTCAAGCGACAAATCGCCCTGGGGCGCCTGATTGATCGTCGGCTCAGCGAAAAATCCCGGCAACTTCCGGAGGATGACGGTCGCAAGCGGTTTGTGGACGAAGAACTGCTCTTCCCGCTGCGCCAGCGGGTGGTGGATCTGCAGCAGCAACTGGCAGTGAGCCAGCAGGGCATCCTGTCTCTTGAGGTGGTGATCCGCAATAACCGGGAGTTGATGCGCGGCGTGGACCGGGCCATCAACGTCACCGTGTCCGCCTTGAATGTAGCGGTCACGGTGGCCATGGCCCTGGCCAACCAGCGCCTGGTGCTGGACCGTGTGGAAGCCATCAATACCACCACCTCGGACATGATCGCCGGCACGGCCCACGCGCTGCGCACCCAGGGGGTGGAGATCCAGAACCGGGCGGCCTCCACCATGCTGGACATGGAAAAGCTGGAGGAGGCCTTCGAGGACGTGGTGGGGGCCATCGATGAGGTATCCCGCTACCGTCAGGAGGCCCTGCCCAAGCTGGATGCGCAAATCGACCGCCTGGATGCCCTGGCCCAACAGGGCAACGAGGCCATCGAGCGCATGGACAAAGGGGATTCAGCCCGGGTGGACCAGGCCATTTGA
- a CDS encoding YbhB/YbcL family Raf kinase inhibitor-like protein: MGFALSDMQLTSPAFSQGGAIPARHTGEGEDVSPALAWSGAPQGTKAFAVICHDPDAPLISPGGTYGFVHWVLYNIPASVTRLPEGVEEYTRGATDFGRTGYGGPMPPEGHGVHQYYFWVLALDREMELPEGLTLWQLLEKIEPAVIGMNRLVGTYQRG; the protein is encoded by the coding sequence ATGGGTTTTGCACTGTCTGATATGCAATTGACCAGCCCGGCCTTTTCCCAGGGCGGGGCCATTCCGGCGCGGCATACGGGGGAGGGGGAGGATGTCTCACCGGCGCTGGCCTGGAGTGGGGCGCCCCAGGGCACCAAGGCCTTTGCGGTGATCTGCCATGATCCGGATGCCCCGCTGATCTCACCGGGAGGCACCTATGGGTTCGTCCACTGGGTGCTGTACAACATCCCGGCATCGGTGACCCGACTGCCCGAGGGGGTGGAGGAATACACCCGCGGTGCCACCGACTTCGGCCGCACCGGCTATGGGGGCCCCATGCCACCGGAAGGCCACGGAGTGCATCAGTATTACTTCTGGGTGCTGGCGCTGGATCGGGAGATGGAACTGCCGGAGGGGCTTACCCTGTGGCAATTGCTGGAGAAGATCGAACCGGCCGTGATCGGCATGAACCGACTGGTGGGGACCTACCAGCGCGGGTGA
- a CDS encoding DsrE family protein, which translates to MKHLKSGLIGIALLALVPFAAIADDENKVLVTVTSGEPQTQAMAMILTNQLLERGAQVNILLCDKGGKMGTTDYDGPTLKGPDATPQQVMQAAINNGANAYVCALFLPNSDYTEDDLIDGVGVATPPQMGEFMIEGTRFLAY; encoded by the coding sequence ATGAAGCATCTCAAGAGTGGTTTGATCGGTATCGCCCTGCTGGCCCTGGTCCCCTTCGCTGCCATCGCCGACGATGAGAACAAGGTCCTGGTCACCGTCACCTCCGGTGAGCCGCAGACCCAGGCCATGGCCATGATCCTGACCAACCAGCTGCTGGAGCGAGGCGCCCAGGTGAACATCCTGCTGTGCGACAAGGGCGGCAAGATGGGTACCACCGACTATGACGGCCCGACCTTGAAGGGTCCGGATGCCACGCCTCAGCAAGTCATGCAGGCTGCCATCAATAACGGCGCCAATGCCTATGTTTGCGCGCTGTTCCTGCCCAACAGTGACTATACCGAAGATGATCTGATCGACGGCGTTGGCGTGGCCACCCCGCCGCAGATGGGTGAGTTCATGATCGAAGGCACGCGCTTCCTGGCCTACTAA